One Hippocampus zosterae strain Florida chromosome 4, ASM2543408v3, whole genome shotgun sequence genomic window carries:
- the kcna4 gene encoding potassium voltage-gated channel subfamily A member 1, giving the protein MEFAMVGADGGCNSHLPYGYAQARARERERERERQAAQSRAAESGSGADGGGVCSGGSTTTTTSASTGAHLLNNRQHPSRSANINSGGTASRPSSSSSTSSSCSSSQDPEKQRLLRERKKQRGVGRWRRSRTTLGGDLRHSELALLGSEEDIMIEEEDGGEEEEEEDEREEEEEQERGIKRSSFLCNMDDDDDDDDDDDETVSITDRRPQSGYANVYNELGCCERVVINVSGLKFETQLKTLTQFPDTLLGDPDKRIRYFDPLRNEYFFDRNRPSFDAILYYYQSGGRLKRPANVPFDVFSEEVKFYELGEEAILKFREDEGFVKEEEKPLPEDEFKRQIWLLFEYPESSSPARGIAVVSVLVIVISIVIFCLETLPEFRDDKEYLQARHNSTQPDHGFTPFNDPFFIVETVCIIWFSFEIIVRFFASPSKTAFFKNIMNSIDIVSILPYFITLGTDLAQHQGNGQQAMSFAILRIIRLVRVFRIFKLSRHSKGLQILGHTLRASMRELALLIFFLVIGVILFSSAVYFAEADEPTSQFTSIPDAFWWAVVTMTTVGYGDMKPITVGGKIVGSLCAIAGVLTIALPVPVIVSNFNYFYHRETDNNEEQAQPAVESMPPGCPYFPDFLRQFKGSPSGSSLGDKAEYMEMEEGVTESLCGLDKSPSKGNGTDISRRNSTNSKSIQTDV; this is encoded by the coding sequence ATGGAGTTTGCAATGGTGGGTGCGGACGGCGGgtgcaacagccacctgccgTACGGATATGCCCAAGCCCGAGCCCGGGAGCGGGAGCGAGAAAGGGAGCGCCAGGCGGCCCAATCCAGAGCGGCCGAGAGCGGATCGGGAGCGGATGGGGGAGGCGTCTGCTCcggggggtccaccaccacaaccacctccgCTTCCACGGGCGCGCATCTCCTTAACAACCGTCAGCATCCGTCTCGCAGCGCCAACATCAACAGCGGCGGTACCGCCTCgcgcccctcctcctcctcctccacctcctcctcctgctcgtcCTCTCAGGATCCCGAGAAGCAACGACTCCTCAGAGAGCGCAAAAAGCAACGCGGCGTCGGACGGTGGAGACGCAGCCGGACCACTCTCGGCGGGGACTTGCGCCACTCCGAACTGGCGCTGCTCGGCTCCGAGGAGGACATCATGATCGAAGAGGAAGACGGtggcgaggaagaggaggaggaggacgagcgcgaggaggaggaggagcaggagcgcGGAATCAAGAGGTCCAGTTTTCTGTGCAacatggatgatgatgatgacgacgacgacgacgacgacgaaacCGTTTCGATCACTGACAGACGCCCTCAGTCCGGATATGCGAATGTTTACAACGAGTTGGGCTGCTGCGAGAGAGTTGTCATCAACGTGTCGGGCCTCAAGTTTGAAACTCAGCTCAAAACTCTCACTCAGTTCCCCGACACGCTCCTGGGGGACCCCGACAAGCGCATCCGGTACTTTGACCCGCTGAGGAACGAATACTTCTTCGATCGGAACCGGCCGAGTTTTGACGCTATTCTGTACTATTACCAGTCCGGAGGTCGCTTGAAAAGACCCGCCAACGTCCCGTTTGACGTCTTCTCCGAGGAGGTCAAGTTTTATGAACTTGGAGAGGAGGCGATCCTCAAGTTTCGCGAGGATGAGGGTTTTGTCAAGGAAGAGGAGAAGCCTCTCCCGGAGGACGAGTTCAAGCGCCAGATTTGGTTGCTCTTCGAATATCCGGAGAGCTCCAGTCCGGCCAGGGGCATCGCGGTGGTGTCCGTGCTGGTTATCGTCATCTCCATCGTCATTTTCTGTCTCGAGACGCTGCCCGAGTTCAGGGACGACAAAGAGTACTTGCAGGCCAGACACAATTCCACGCAGCCGGACCACGGATTTACCCCCTTCAACGACCCGTTTTTCATCGTGGAGACCGTGTGCATTATTTGGTTCTCCTTCGAGATTATAGTCCGCTTCTTTGCGAGTCCCAGCAAAACGGCGTTCTTTAAGAACATCATGAACTCCATCGACATCGTTTCCATTTTGCCTTACTTCATTACCCTGGGCACCGACTTGGCGCAGCACCAAGGCAACGGGCAACAGGCGATGAGCTTCGCCATACTGAGAATAATCCGCCTGGTCAGGGTCTTCCGCATCTTCAAGCTGTCCAGACACTCGAAGGGGCTCCAGATCCTGGGCCACACTCTGCGCGCCAGCATGAGGGAGCTGGCCCTGCTCATATTCTTCCTCGTCATCGGCGTCATCCTCTTCTCGAGCGCGGTTTACTTCGCCGAGGCGGACGAGCCCACTTCGCAGTTCACCAGCATCCCGGACGCCTTCTGGTGGGCCGTGGTGACGATGACCACGGTGGGCTACGGGGACATGAAGCCCATCACCGTGGGCGGCAAGATAGTAGGCTCCCTGTGCGCAATCGCGGGCGTGTTGACCATCGCGCTACCGGTGCCGGTCATCGTGTCGAACTTCAACTATTTTTACCACCGAGAGACCGACAACAACGAGGAACAGGCGCAACCGGCGGTTGAGAGCATGCCGCCGGGGTGCCCCTACTTCCCGGACTTTTTGCGTCAATTTAAAGGCTCGCCGTCCGGCTCCTCGCTGGGGGACAAAGCGGAGTATATGGAGATGGAAGAAGGGGTGACGGAGTCTCTGTGCGGCCTGGACAAAAGCCCCAGTAAGGGCAACGGCACAGACATCAGCAGAAGGAACAGCACGAACTCAAAATCCATTCAGACTGACGTGtga